CCGCGGTGACCCTGGGGTGGTGGATCCGCACCAGGCCCTCGGACTCCATGTCGGAGACCAGGACGCGGGTGACACCGAGAGGGACACTCAGGAGAGCGGATATCTCCGCGATCGAGCGGATACTGCGGCACAGATCGCTGATGAAGCGATATTCCCGGACGTAGGACAGGCCGAGCGGGGCCGTGGTCGTGGTCGAGACCAGCGCCTCCATGGCGAGCCTGGAACTCGGGACGACCCGCCCCCCGGTCACGGCGTACATCCGGACCAGCGAGCTCTCCTCGTCGGCCGGCTCGTCGTGCTCGGGCTCGTACCCGAAGCGCCCGTCCCGCCGGGCTCCGGACCCGGGCGTCTCCCCGGGTGAGCCGTATCGCGGCGGTTCAGCGCCGGTGGGGGGAACGGACGACGCGACCTCGGGCGTCTCCCCCGACGGCTCGGCCGGGAAGCCGTACCGGGGCGTGTCCTCCCACCGCTCGTCCCACGGGAAGGCGCGGCCGTCGTGAAGCCCCTGCCCCCGGTCCCGGTTGTCGGCCCGCACGCTACCCCTCCCGGTTCGGGAGCTCGTTGCGTGCCCTGCGCACGCCCTCCTGGAAGCTCGACAGGCGGCTGCGCACCCGCTCGGGCGAGAGGGGCGGCGTGCCCGGCGCCGGGGACGGCTCGGGCCGGGCGAGCGGCGCGACCGAGCCGGGGACCAGGTTGGCCCGGGGAGTGCGCCTGGGCAGGCCGGCCTCGGTCGTACCGCCGTGCGCGGGGGCGCTCGCCGCCTGGGCGGCCTGCCAGCCGCTGTCACCGGGCGAGGTCCACGGCTCGGGCTCGGCCGGGGACTCCCCGGGCGCGGGATCGCCGGAGGCGGATTCACCAGAGGCGGAGTCGCCGGAAGCGGAGTCGCCGGAGGCGGCGCCCTCCTCGGGGTGGGCCGCCCGCGCACCGGAGTCCCGGGAGATCTCGGAGATCCGGAACCAGCCGGACTCGACCGCGGCGAAGATCGGCAGAAAGTCGTCCTCCCGCTCCGCCGGGCCCTGGCCGGCGAAGGAACCGGACGGGGAGTCGAGCGGTCCCGGGAGGCGGTCGAACGGGCCGGGGGGCGGCTGCGGGAACTCCCCTCGTTCCCCCGGCGGGCGGAGCCGCTCCGCGGGCGGGCTCCACACGCTCCGCGAGGGCGGCGACGGCACCCGCTCGGCGGGAAATTCCGTGGTCGTGGGCGCCGCGAGCAGGGGAACCCTCGGGGGCGGGCCCGCGGCCCCCGGAGCCTGGGGGAACGGCGAACCGGACGCGTCGCCGGGAACGTGGGGGAACGGCGAACCGGGTGAACCACCCGTGTCACCGGGGAACGGGGCACCGGCCCCGGGGAAGCCGACCACACCGGCGGGAAGACCGGCCGCGCCCGGCGGCATGCCGGGGAAGGCCGCGGCGGACCCCGGGTAGCCGGTCTGCTGGATCCCGATGGGCGGCAGGACGAGGAGCGCCTCAGGGAGCAGGATCATCGCGGCCAGGCCGGAGTCCTGGGGGCGGAGCTGGACGCGGATACCGTGCTTGAGCGCGAGGCGGCTGACGACGAACAGGCCCATGTGGCGGGCGATTGAGGCGTCGGCGGCCTGCGGGTTGGCCAGGCGCCAGTTGGCCTCCGAGAGCTCGTCGAGCGTCATGCCGATGCCCCTGTCGGTCACCGAGACCATCACGCCGCCGCCGTCGATGCGGCTGCTGGACACCGTGACCCTGGTGTCCGGCTGTGAGAACGAGACGGCGTTCTCGACCAGCTCGGCGAGGAGGTGGACCACGTCGCTCACCGCGGGGCCCGCGACGGCCACCTCCGACTGGACCCGGTTCGTCACCCGCTCGTAGTTCTCCACCTCCGACAGCGAGGCCCTGACCACGTCCATCAGCTCGACCGGCTCCCTCCAGCGCCGTGCCACCTCCTGCCCGGCGAGGACGAGCAGGTTCTCGCTGTTGCGGCGCATGCGGGTGGCGAGGTGGTCGAGCTTGAACAGGTCCGCCAGCCGCTGGTCGTCACGCTCTCCGCGCTCCAGCCGCTCGACCAGGCTGAGCTGGCGTTCCACCAGGGTCTGGCTCCGCCGGGAGAGGTTGACGAACATCGCGTTCACGGTGTTGCGCAGCCTGGCCTCGTCGCCCGCCAGCCGCACGGCCTCCCGGTGGACCTCGTCGAACGCCCTGGCCACCTCGCCGATCTCGTCGCGCGACAGCACCCCGATCGGTGGCACGTCGGCGACGATCTCCCCTCCGTGCGACTCGCGGACCCGCTGGACGTATGCGGGCAGCCGCTCCCCCGCCACCTCCAGCGCCTCCCTGCGCAGCCGCCGCAGCGGCCTGACCAGCGAGCGCACCACCCCGATGGTGATCACCAGCACGAGCGCCAGCAGGGCGACGACGGCCACCGTGACCAGCAGGGCTTGGTTCTTCTCGTCGTCGCCGAGCCGCTGGCTGCGCGCGACGATGTCCTGGGCGTGCCGCTC
This region of Streptosporangium sp. NBC_01495 genomic DNA includes:
- a CDS encoding DUF742 domain-containing protein, whose translation is MRADNRDRGQGLHDGRAFPWDERWEDTPRYGFPAEPSGETPEVASSVPPTGAEPPRYGSPGETPGSGARRDGRFGYEPEHDEPADEESSLVRMYAVTGGRVVPSSRLAMEALVSTTTTAPLGLSYVREYRFISDLCRSIRSIAEISALLSVPLGVTRVLVSDMESEGLVRIHHPRVTAAGPGPDLLERVLNHLRG
- a CDS encoding sensor histidine kinase, with amino-acid sequence MSTHEIQGAGGRLRLRNWRVRRRLVALILVPTIAAALLGGVQVFASMRAAGDYQRVNDLARLSARIGTLTHELAEERDHTAWFIVRGRPQDGVENLRAQMDLVDSSVARVRESGSLLGAEVTGRTRDEVETAITRLDDLLPLREQALKSTLLPDAAIAAYSLVIADLLSLHDELGKGSADDVLFGQALTLDALARAKEAISFQRALLTVVLVAGRFEQGQMEQFLGALSTERNERRTFAAEAGSRDRRLFDETVNGRTAERAELIRELVLLRAASGIPLKGLDLERKDDAKEWYDAATVIIGNMREAEERHAQDIVARSQRLGDDEKNQALLVTVAVVALLALVLVITIGVVRSLVRPLRRLRREALEVAGERLPAYVQRVRESHGGEIVADVPPIGVLSRDEIGEVARAFDEVHREAVRLAGDEARLRNTVNAMFVNLSRRSQTLVERQLSLVERLERGERDDQRLADLFKLDHLATRMRRNSENLLVLAGQEVARRWREPVELMDVVRASLSEVENYERVTNRVQSEVAVAGPAVSDVVHLLAELVENAVSFSQPDTRVTVSSSRIDGGGVMVSVTDRGIGMTLDELSEANWRLANPQAADASIARHMGLFVVSRLALKHGIRVQLRPQDSGLAAMILLPEALLVLPPIGIQQTGYPGSAAAFPGMPPGAAGLPAGVVGFPGAGAPFPGDTGGSPGSPFPHVPGDASGSPFPQAPGAAGPPPRVPLLAAPTTTEFPAERVPSPPSRSVWSPPAERLRPPGERGEFPQPPPGPFDRLPGPLDSPSGSFAGQGPAEREDDFLPIFAAVESGWFRISEISRDSGARAAHPEEGAASGDSASGDSASGESASGDPAPGESPAEPEPWTSPGDSGWQAAQAASAPAHGGTTEAGLPRRTPRANLVPGSVAPLARPEPSPAPGTPPLSPERVRSRLSSFQEGVRRARNELPNREG